A window of the Vespa crabro chromosome 8, iyVesCrab1.2, whole genome shotgun sequence genome harbors these coding sequences:
- the LOC124425867 gene encoding muscarinic acetylcholine receptor DM1 isoform X2 — MNITLVTEIPSNDTYNVSNGLDCGGEPYQYGILERVGIVIVAIILSLVTVIGNIMVMISFKIDKQLQTISNYFLFSLAVADFAIGLISMPLFTVYTVLGYWPLGPYVCDTWLALDYLASNASVLNLLIISFDRYFSVTRPLTYRARRTTVKAAIMIGCAWGISLLLWPPWIYAWPYIEGQRTVPINACYIQFIETNHYITVGTAIAAFYVPVTVMIILYWRIWKETEKRQRDLPNLQAGKQDASKRSNSSDEALDMDDCKRPRSESSIGADDVHTQHLAASYIEKHYPEYAGKHRPFSWTWLKLWCIAWWHSGREDEEDDEEVCGPESSRTVHGYEDTLTPLSAETPLTSTVSRCDSLSAMHSTALTIERTIGTGEHVESKKPARSGELSTKSISSDSVYTIVINLPTRESNGGSKYSEVRPSIKMYHEDAVTFQLHGTIEDEETLASPSSMIRRPSQMPDIRIPLNAKNIPKTLPSSKGILNKDKPNQKKKKKIQEKKADSKAAKTLSAILLAFIITWTPYNILVLLKSITACTWYIPQQLWDFVYYLCYINSTVNPMCYALCNAAFRRTYMRILECKWHSRNRTAVDRG, encoded by the exons ATGAATATAACTTTGGTGACGGAGATACCCAGCAACGACACCTACAACGTTAGCAACGGTCTTGACTGCGGCGGGGAGCCATATCAGTATGGGATATTGGAAAGAGTTGGGATAGTGATTGTAGCGATCATCCTGAGTCTCGTTACGGTGATCGGCAACATTATGGTTATGATATCATTTAAGATCGACAAGCAATTACAAACTATCTCGAATTACTTTCTATTCAGTCTCGCGGTAGCCGATTTCGCGATAGGTCTGATATCTATGCCATTATTCACGGTATATACTGTGTTAGGTTATTGGCCATTGGGCCCGTATGTTTGCGACACGTGGCTCGCCCTCGATTATCTCGCGAGCAACGCGTCGGTTctaaatcttttaataatcaGTTTCGATAGATATTTCTCGGTAACGAGACCGCTCACATACAGGGCAAGAAGGACGACTGTAAAGGCTGCCATTATGATAG GATGCGCGTGGGGTATCTCGTTACTTCTTTGGCCGCCTTGGATTTACGCTTGGCCTTACATCGAAGGCCAAAGAACTGTGCCAATCAATGCCTGCTATATTCAGTTCATCGAAACGAATCATTACATCACAGTCGGCACCGCGATAGCCGCATTCTATGTGCCAGTAACCGTAATGATTATACTTTATTGGCGAATATGGAAGGAAACGGAAAAACGACAAAGGGATCTGCCGAATCTACAAGCCGGAAAACAGGATGCAAGCAAACGCAGTAACTCCAG TGACGAGGCCTTAGATATGGACGATTGCAAGAGACCTCGAAGTGAGTCTAGTATAGGTGCTGATGACGTACACACTCAACATCTCGCTGCTTCTTACATCGAGAAACATTATCCTGAATACGCTGGT AAGCACAGGCCGTTTTCGTGGACGTGGCTAAAACTATGGTGCATCGCGTGGTGGCACAGTGGTCGCGAAGACGAAGAGGATGACGAGGAGGTTTGTGGACCGGAAAGCAGTCGTACAGTTCATGGTTACGAGGACACACTTACGCCATTGTCCGCGGAAACACCATTGACAAGCACGGTCTCGAGATGTGATTCCCTCAGTGCCATGCATTCGACGGCATTGACCATCGAAAGGACGATTGGCACTGGAGAACACGTAGAATCAAAAAAGCCTGCTCGATCTGGCGAACTCTCCACGAAAAGCATCTCTAGCGACTCC GTCTACACGATCGTGATAAATCTTCCAACGAGGGAGAGCAACGGTGGCAGCAAGTACAGCGAAGTACGGCCaagtataaaaatgtatcACGAGGATGCGGTGACCTTTCAGTTACACGGTACGATAGAAGACGAGGAGACTTTAGCAAGTCCGTCATCTATGATCAGGCGACCTTCACAAATGCCAGATATAAGGATACCATTGAACGCAAAGAATATACCGAAGACATTACCTAGTAGCAAGGGTATACTTAACAAGGATAAACctaatcaaaaaaagaagaagaagatacagGAAAAGAAGGCCGATAGTAAAGCAGCTAAAACATTATCTGCTATTTTATTGGCGTTCATCATAACATGGACACCATATAACATTCTCGTTCTCCTTAAATCTATCACCGCCTGCACCTGGTACATACCCCAACAATTGTGGGACTTTGTCTATTACCTTTGCTACATCAACAGTACTGTGAATCCAATGTGTTATGCTCTGTGCAATGCGGCCTTCAGAAGGACCTATATGAGAATCCTTGAGTGCAAGTGGCACAGTAGAAACAGAACCGCGGTCGATAGAGGATGA
- the LOC124425867 gene encoding muscarinic acetylcholine receptor DM1 isoform X1 — MNITLVTEIPSNDTYNVSNGLDCGGEPYQYGILERVGIVIVAIILSLVTVIGNIMVMISFKIDKQLQTISNYFLFSLAVADFAIGLISMPLFTVYTVLGYWPLGPYVCDTWLALDYLASNASVLNLLIISFDRYFSVTRPLTYRARRTTVKAAIMIGCAWGISLLLWPPWIYAWPYIEGQRTVPINACYIQFIETNHYITVGTAIAAFYVPVTVMIILYWRIWKETEKRQRDLPNLQAGKQDASKRSNSRFDEALDMDDCKRPRSESSIGADDVHTQHLAASYIEKHYPEYAGKHRPFSWTWLKLWCIAWWHSGREDEEDDEEVCGPESSRTVHGYEDTLTPLSAETPLTSTVSRCDSLSAMHSTALTIERTIGTGEHVESKKPARSGELSTKSISSDSVYTIVINLPTRESNGGSKYSEVRPSIKMYHEDAVTFQLHGTIEDEETLASPSSMIRRPSQMPDIRIPLNAKNIPKTLPSSKGILNKDKPNQKKKKKIQEKKADSKAAKTLSAILLAFIITWTPYNILVLLKSITACTWYIPQQLWDFVYYLCYINSTVNPMCYALCNAAFRRTYMRILECKWHSRNRTAVDRG, encoded by the exons ATGAATATAACTTTGGTGACGGAGATACCCAGCAACGACACCTACAACGTTAGCAACGGTCTTGACTGCGGCGGGGAGCCATATCAGTATGGGATATTGGAAAGAGTTGGGATAGTGATTGTAGCGATCATCCTGAGTCTCGTTACGGTGATCGGCAACATTATGGTTATGATATCATTTAAGATCGACAAGCAATTACAAACTATCTCGAATTACTTTCTATTCAGTCTCGCGGTAGCCGATTTCGCGATAGGTCTGATATCTATGCCATTATTCACGGTATATACTGTGTTAGGTTATTGGCCATTGGGCCCGTATGTTTGCGACACGTGGCTCGCCCTCGATTATCTCGCGAGCAACGCGTCGGTTctaaatcttttaataatcaGTTTCGATAGATATTTCTCGGTAACGAGACCGCTCACATACAGGGCAAGAAGGACGACTGTAAAGGCTGCCATTATGATAG GATGCGCGTGGGGTATCTCGTTACTTCTTTGGCCGCCTTGGATTTACGCTTGGCCTTACATCGAAGGCCAAAGAACTGTGCCAATCAATGCCTGCTATATTCAGTTCATCGAAACGAATCATTACATCACAGTCGGCACCGCGATAGCCGCATTCTATGTGCCAGTAACCGTAATGATTATACTTTATTGGCGAATATGGAAGGAAACGGAAAAACGACAAAGGGATCTGCCGAATCTACAAGCCGGAAAACAGGATGCAAGCAAACGCAGTAACTCCAGGTT TGACGAGGCCTTAGATATGGACGATTGCAAGAGACCTCGAAGTGAGTCTAGTATAGGTGCTGATGACGTACACACTCAACATCTCGCTGCTTCTTACATCGAGAAACATTATCCTGAATACGCTGGT AAGCACAGGCCGTTTTCGTGGACGTGGCTAAAACTATGGTGCATCGCGTGGTGGCACAGTGGTCGCGAAGACGAAGAGGATGACGAGGAGGTTTGTGGACCGGAAAGCAGTCGTACAGTTCATGGTTACGAGGACACACTTACGCCATTGTCCGCGGAAACACCATTGACAAGCACGGTCTCGAGATGTGATTCCCTCAGTGCCATGCATTCGACGGCATTGACCATCGAAAGGACGATTGGCACTGGAGAACACGTAGAATCAAAAAAGCCTGCTCGATCTGGCGAACTCTCCACGAAAAGCATCTCTAGCGACTCC GTCTACACGATCGTGATAAATCTTCCAACGAGGGAGAGCAACGGTGGCAGCAAGTACAGCGAAGTACGGCCaagtataaaaatgtatcACGAGGATGCGGTGACCTTTCAGTTACACGGTACGATAGAAGACGAGGAGACTTTAGCAAGTCCGTCATCTATGATCAGGCGACCTTCACAAATGCCAGATATAAGGATACCATTGAACGCAAAGAATATACCGAAGACATTACCTAGTAGCAAGGGTATACTTAACAAGGATAAACctaatcaaaaaaagaagaagaagatacagGAAAAGAAGGCCGATAGTAAAGCAGCTAAAACATTATCTGCTATTTTATTGGCGTTCATCATAACATGGACACCATATAACATTCTCGTTCTCCTTAAATCTATCACCGCCTGCACCTGGTACATACCCCAACAATTGTGGGACTTTGTCTATTACCTTTGCTACATCAACAGTACTGTGAATCCAATGTGTTATGCTCTGTGCAATGCGGCCTTCAGAAGGACCTATATGAGAATCCTTGAGTGCAAGTGGCACAGTAGAAACAGAACCGCGGTCGATAGAGGATGA